From Anas acuta chromosome 11, bAnaAcu1.1, whole genome shotgun sequence, the proteins below share one genomic window:
- the LOC137862444 gene encoding uncharacterized protein isoform X1: MLQLLEGRTLSLAALELAGKLPALFGDDSSTVRLLSIRLFLDTLGFVEGSQEKLQQVAHRSLLPLSFHLHDQDESVAEASREALLGVARFLRWRQLAHLAETLQSWKIGECLVRTVLHPGPGPGPGPGPPCAEPVPFPLQLARRSSAAEEYLAQSLPYLQSLQEPLRREAVRFTGEPRAWGPPSLCLRAAPRGAAGGADRPCVPRARGEAPAGSAPEQEPGHLPSPARLGKRPLRVGLVAGDSDGADPASTKATLTLQLSAAVLQAAEGVEEATLFPGRQLSVLESSRHLLLPAAQPRSPGTFPPLLRPSACRGHARSSSRSP, translated from the exons atgctgcagctcctggagggGAGGACGCTCAGCCTCGCGGCTCTGGAGCTGGCCGGCAAGCTCCCAGCCCTCTTTGGCGAC GACTCAAGTACGGTGCGGCTTCTCTCTATTCGCCTCTTCCTCGACACGCTGGGCTTTGTGGAGGGCAGCCaagagaagctgcagcaggtggCACACAGGAGCCTGCTCCCGCTGTCCTTCCACCTGCACGACCAGGACGAGAGCGTGGCCGAG GCCTCCCGGGAAGCCCTCCTTGGTGTCGCGCGCTTCCTGCGCTGGAGGCAGCTGGCGCACCTGGCCGAGAcgctgcagagctggaagatCGGCGAGTGCCTGGTACGCACAGTTCTGcacccggggccggggccggggccggggccggggccgccctgCGCTGAGCCCGtgcccttccctctgcagctggccaggaggagcagcgcAGCAGAGGAGTACCTGGCCCAGAGCCTGCCCTacctgcagagcctgcaggagccCCTGCGGCGGGAGGCTGTGAGGTTCACTGGTGAGCCGCGAGCCTGGGGTCCCCCGTCCCTGTGCCTTCGTGCTGCGCCCCGGGGAGCAGCCGGGGGCGCTGACAGGCCGTGTGTCCCCAGGGCTCGTGGGGAGGCACCTGCTGGATCAGCACCAGAGCAAGAGCCAGGACATCTGCCAAG TCCTGCGAGGCTTGGCAAACGACCCCTGCGAGTCGGTCTCGTCGCTGGCGATTCAGACGGTGCAGATCCTGCAAGCACCAAGGCCACGCTCACGCTTCAGCTTTCGGCAGCTGTGCTCCAGGCTGCAGAAGGCGTGGAGGAGGCGACGCTCTTCCCCGGCAGGCAGCTGAGCGTGCTGGAGAGCTCCCGgcatctcctcctgcctgcggcgcagccccgctccccgggcACGTTCCCTCCACTTCTCCGGCCTTCTGCGTGCCGGGGGCACGCCCGAAGCAGCTCCCGAAGCCCATGA
- the LOC137862444 gene encoding uncharacterized protein isoform X2 encodes MLQLLEGRTLSLAALELAGKLPALFGDDSSTVRLLSIRLFLDTLGFVEGSQEKLQQVAHRSLLPLSFHLHDQDESVAEASREALLGVARFLRWRQLAHLAETLQSWKIGECLLARRSSAAEEYLAQSLPYLQSLQEPLRREAVRFTGEPRAWGPPSLCLRAAPRGAAGGADRPCVPRARGEAPAGSAPEQEPGHLPSPARLGKRPLRVGLVAGDSDGADPASTKATLTLQLSAAVLQAAEGVEEATLFPGRQLSVLESSRHLLLPAAQPRSPGTFPPLLRPSACRGHARSSSRSP; translated from the exons atgctgcagctcctggagggGAGGACGCTCAGCCTCGCGGCTCTGGAGCTGGCCGGCAAGCTCCCAGCCCTCTTTGGCGAC GACTCAAGTACGGTGCGGCTTCTCTCTATTCGCCTCTTCCTCGACACGCTGGGCTTTGTGGAGGGCAGCCaagagaagctgcagcaggtggCACACAGGAGCCTGCTCCCGCTGTCCTTCCACCTGCACGACCAGGACGAGAGCGTGGCCGAG GCCTCCCGGGAAGCCCTCCTTGGTGTCGCGCGCTTCCTGCGCTGGAGGCAGCTGGCGCACCTGGCCGAGAcgctgcagagctggaagatCGGCGAGTGCCTG ctggccaggaggagcagcgcAGCAGAGGAGTACCTGGCCCAGAGCCTGCCCTacctgcagagcctgcaggagccCCTGCGGCGGGAGGCTGTGAGGTTCACTGGTGAGCCGCGAGCCTGGGGTCCCCCGTCCCTGTGCCTTCGTGCTGCGCCCCGGGGAGCAGCCGGGGGCGCTGACAGGCCGTGTGTCCCCAGGGCTCGTGGGGAGGCACCTGCTGGATCAGCACCAGAGCAAGAGCCAGGACATCTGCCAAG TCCTGCGAGGCTTGGCAAACGACCCCTGCGAGTCGGTCTCGTCGCTGGCGATTCAGACGGTGCAGATCCTGCAAGCACCAAGGCCACGCTCACGCTTCAGCTTTCGGCAGCTGTGCTCCAGGCTGCAGAAGGCGTGGAGGAGGCGACGCTCTTCCCCGGCAGGCAGCTGAGCGTGCTGGAGAGCTCCCGgcatctcctcctgcctgcggcgcagccccgctccccgggcACGTTCCCTCCACTTCTCCGGCCTTCTGCGTGCCGGGGGCACGCCCGAAGCAGCTCCCGAAGCCCATGA
- the LOC137862444 gene encoding maestro heat-like repeat-containing protein family member 6 isoform X4, which translates to MLQLLEGRTLSLAALELAGKLPALFGDDSSTVRLLSIRLFLDTLGFVEGSQEKLQQVAHRSLLPLSFHLHDQDESVAEASREALLGVARFLRWRQLAHLAETLQSWKIGECLLARRSSAAEEYLAQSLPYLQSLQEPLRREAVRFTGLVGRHLLDQHQSKSQDICQVLRGLANDPCESVSSLAIQTVQILQAPRPRSRFSFRQLCSRLQKAWRRRRSSPAGS; encoded by the exons atgctgcagctcctggagggGAGGACGCTCAGCCTCGCGGCTCTGGAGCTGGCCGGCAAGCTCCCAGCCCTCTTTGGCGAC GACTCAAGTACGGTGCGGCTTCTCTCTATTCGCCTCTTCCTCGACACGCTGGGCTTTGTGGAGGGCAGCCaagagaagctgcagcaggtggCACACAGGAGCCTGCTCCCGCTGTCCTTCCACCTGCACGACCAGGACGAGAGCGTGGCCGAG GCCTCCCGGGAAGCCCTCCTTGGTGTCGCGCGCTTCCTGCGCTGGAGGCAGCTGGCGCACCTGGCCGAGAcgctgcagagctggaagatCGGCGAGTGCCTG ctggccaggaggagcagcgcAGCAGAGGAGTACCTGGCCCAGAGCCTGCCCTacctgcagagcctgcaggagccCCTGCGGCGGGAGGCTGTGAGGTTCACTG GGCTCGTGGGGAGGCACCTGCTGGATCAGCACCAGAGCAAGAGCCAGGACATCTGCCAAG TCCTGCGAGGCTTGGCAAACGACCCCTGCGAGTCGGTCTCGTCGCTGGCGATTCAGACGGTGCAGATCCTGCAAGCACCAAGGCCACGCTCACGCTTCAGCTTTCGGCAGCTGTGCTCCAGGCTGCAGAAGGCGTGGAGGAGGCGACGCTCTTCCCCGGCAGGCAGCTGA
- the LOC137862444 gene encoding maestro heat-like repeat-containing protein family member 6 isoform X3: MLQLLEGRTLSLAALELAGKLPALFGDDSSTVRLLSIRLFLDTLGFVEGSQEKLQQVAHRSLLPLSFHLHDQDESVAEASREALLGVARFLRWRQLAHLAETLQSWKIGECLVRTVLHPGPGPGPGPGPPCAEPVPFPLQLARRSSAAEEYLAQSLPYLQSLQEPLRREAVRFTGLVGRHLLDQHQSKSQDICQVLRGLANDPCESVSSLAIQTVQILQAPRPRSRFSFRQLCSRLQKAWRRRRSSPAGS; the protein is encoded by the exons atgctgcagctcctggagggGAGGACGCTCAGCCTCGCGGCTCTGGAGCTGGCCGGCAAGCTCCCAGCCCTCTTTGGCGAC GACTCAAGTACGGTGCGGCTTCTCTCTATTCGCCTCTTCCTCGACACGCTGGGCTTTGTGGAGGGCAGCCaagagaagctgcagcaggtggCACACAGGAGCCTGCTCCCGCTGTCCTTCCACCTGCACGACCAGGACGAGAGCGTGGCCGAG GCCTCCCGGGAAGCCCTCCTTGGTGTCGCGCGCTTCCTGCGCTGGAGGCAGCTGGCGCACCTGGCCGAGAcgctgcagagctggaagatCGGCGAGTGCCTGGTACGCACAGTTCTGcacccggggccggggccggggccggggccggggccgccctgCGCTGAGCCCGtgcccttccctctgcagctggccaggaggagcagcgcAGCAGAGGAGTACCTGGCCCAGAGCCTGCCCTacctgcagagcctgcaggagccCCTGCGGCGGGAGGCTGTGAGGTTCACTG GGCTCGTGGGGAGGCACCTGCTGGATCAGCACCAGAGCAAGAGCCAGGACATCTGCCAAG TCCTGCGAGGCTTGGCAAACGACCCCTGCGAGTCGGTCTCGTCGCTGGCGATTCAGACGGTGCAGATCCTGCAAGCACCAAGGCCACGCTCACGCTTCAGCTTTCGGCAGCTGTGCTCCAGGCTGCAGAAGGCGTGGAGGAGGCGACGCTCTTCCCCGGCAGGCAGCTGA